CAGCATCCACAGCCATGCGCTGCCACTGCGAGGTCCCAAGAGCAAGAAAGGTGATCCTGATGAACACGAGGGCAGCGGCGAAGGCTTCACTGTGGCCCAGGGCCTCAGACACCCTCTGCCTGGCCATTCCCAAGACCAACACTGAGGtgtttccctcccctccctcagggCCCCATCTGTGACCCGCCATCCATCGATCCTGGCTACCACCAGCAGCCCCCGGTCAGACCGGCAGCCTGGGTCCACCCCACCGCAAGGCAAGAGGGGCATCCTCGGTGGGGTCTGGGCCCCAGCTACCTGCTGAGTCGCCCTAGGGACCGAGGCACCACTCCTGGTCCAAGATGCTCACCTGGCATCTCACAGGAGCTGGAGGCAGAGCACAGCGAGTGCAGGCACAAACCCGGCAGCAATCCGCCACAGAGGCCCCCTCCATGCTATGGATCCTGCAGTCCCAAAAACCCGTGCTGCCACCCACAGCAAGTGCCTGGCGCCCAGGGACAGGATTCCGATGGAGGAGAGGGCAAGATCAGGAAGAGATCCACTGAAACACCTGCTTCTGTCTCTGTTGCCAAGAAGAATGACGCCCCTGAGGAGGAGAACCCCTCGGTCATGGATGCGCCCTCTGCCACCCAGGCCTAGTCACAGCTCGGCTCGCTCCCCAGGGACTCCCTGCCCTGGGCTACAGACGATGTCCCTTTGAGGAGCTCAGTCCAAACATGCACACAGATAGTTAGATTTGGGCCATGAAAAAGATACTTGCCCTTTACCCAAGGTTAGAAGATAAATTACAAGATCTATATAATTCAAATTTCTTCATACCATCTGCCTTGGTAGTTTccctacacaaacacacacacacacacacacacgcacagaaacATACACTTCTGAACCTATATCTTTAATGGTCTGACCAGAACCACACCTATTATTCTGCATCCCCAAGTG
The genomic region above belongs to Ovis canadensis isolate MfBH-ARS-UI-01 breed Bighorn chromosome X, ARS-UI_OviCan_v2, whole genome shotgun sequence and contains:
- the LOC138930711 gene encoding Y-box-binding protein 1-like; translation: MSSILENVPCALEKKWKEIKQIKQKPLASLRGRDQNLALDTGHLSGDGIPKDTIGGAKGKLPKNVIAKRVLGSVLWFKKKGYGFISRHDTQEDVFVHHTVITGKNLCKYQGSVDDGETLEFDVVQGEWGIKAANVTGSAGAPLKGSCYTAHCTSIHWGLSIHSHALPLRGPKSKKGDPDEHEGSGEGFTVGPICDPPSIDPGYHQQPPVRPAAWVHPTARQEGHPRWGLGPSYLLSRPRDRGTTPGPRCSPGISQELEAEHSECRHKPGSNPPQRPPPCYGSCSPKNPCCHPQQVPGAQGQDSDGGEGKIRKRSTETPASVSVAKKNDAPEEENPSVMDAPSATQA